From the Homo sapiens chromosome 1, GRCh38.p14 Primary Assembly genome, one window contains:
- the MSTO1 gene encoding protein misato homolog 1 isoform 15 (isoform 15 is encoded by transcript variant 24) gives MIQKYNHDGEAGRLEAFGQGESVLKEPKYQEELEDRLHFYVEECDYLQGFQILCDLHDGFSGVGAKAAELLQDEYSGRGIITWGLLPGPYHRGEAQRNIYRLLNTAFGLVHLTAHSSLVCPLSLGGSLGLRPEPPVSFPYLHYDATLPFHCSAILATALDTVTVPYRLCSSPVSMVHLADMLSFCGKKVVTAGAIIPFPLAPGQSLPDSLMQFGGATPWTPLSACGEPSGTRCFAQSVVLRGIDRACHTSQLTPGTPPPSALHACTTGEEILAQYLQQQQPGVMSSSHLLLTPCRVAPPYPHLFSSCSPPGMVLDGSPKGAGLCFLSLHSSGEHPSVWGTVFLFVPAPDPGSLGQRPHQTRLAALGQLHGCWSGAR, from the exons ATGATTCAGAAGTACAACCACGATGG GGAAGCAGGTCGGCTGGAGGCTTTTGGCCAAGGGGAAAGTGTCCTAAAGGAACCCAAGTACCAGGAAGAGCTGGAGGACAGGCTGCATTTCTACGTGGAGGAATGTGACTACTTGCAG GGCTTCCAGATCCTGTGTGACCTGCACGATGGCTTCTCTGGGGTAGGCGCGAAGGCGGCAGAGCTGCTACAAGATGAATATTCAGGGCGGGGAATAATAACCTGGGGCCTGCTACCTGGTCCCTACCATCGTGGG GAGGCCCAGAGAAACATCTATCGTCTATTAAACACAGCTTTTGGTCTCGTGCACCTGACTGCTCACAGCTCTCTTGTCTGCCCCTTGTCCTTGGGTGGGAGCCTGGGCCTGCGACCCGAGCCACCTGTCAGCTTCCCTTACCTGCATTATGAT GCCACTCTGCCCTTCCACTGCAGTGCCATCCTGGCTACAGCCCTGGACACAGTCACTGTTCCTTATCGCCTGTGTTCCTCTCCAGTTTCCATGGTTCATCTGGCTGACATGCTGAGCTTCTGTGGGAAAAAG GTGGTGACAGCAGGAGCAATCATCCCTTTCCCCTTGGCTCCAGGCCAGTCCCTTCCTGATTCCCTGATGCAGTTTGGAGGAGCCACCCCATGGACCCCACTGTCTGCATGTGGGGAGCCTTCTGGAACACGTTGCTTTGCCCAGTCAGTGGTGCTGAGGGGTATAGACAGAGCATGCCACACAAG CCAGCTCACCCCAGGGACACCTCCACCCTCTGCCCTTCATGCATGTACCACTGGGGAAGAAATCTTGGCTCAGTATTTACAACAGCAGCAGCCTGGAGTCATGAG TTCTTCCCATCTGCTGCTGACTCCCTGCAGGGTGGCTCCTCCTTACCCCCACCTCTTCTCAAGCTGCAGTCCACCGGGTATGGTTCTGGATGGTTCCCCCAAGGGAGCAG GTCTCTGTTTCCTCTCCCTCCACAGCAGTGGAGAGCATCCCAGTGTTTGGGGCACTGTGTTCCTCTTCGTCCCTGCACCAGACCCTGGAAGCCTTGGCCAGAGACCTCACCAAACTCGACTTGCGGCGCTGGGCCAGCTTCATGGATGCTGGAGTGGAGCACGATGA
- the MSTO1 gene encoding protein misato homolog 1 isoform 9 (isoform 9 is encoded by transcript variant 14) yields MGMGTPEALREAGRLEAFGQGESVLKEPKYQEELEDRLHFYVEECDYLQGFQILCDLHDGFSGVGAKAAELLQDEYSGRGIITWGLLPGPYHRGEAQRNIYRLLNTAFGLVHLTAHSSLVCPLSLGGSLGLRPEPPVSFPYLHYDATLPFHCSAILATALDTVTVPYRLCSSPVSMVHLADMLSFCGKKVVTAGAIIPFPLAPGQSLPDSLMQFGGATPWTPLSACGEPSGTRCFAQSVVLRGIDRACHTSQLTPGTPPPSALHACTTGEEILAQYLQQQQPGVMSSSHLLLTPCRVAPPYPHLFSSCSPPGMVLDGSPKGAAVESIPVFGALCSSSSLHQTLEALARDLTKLDLRRWASFMDAGVEHDDVAELLQELQSLAQCYQGGDSLVD; encoded by the exons ATGGGTATGGGGACCCCAGAGGCTTTGAG GGAAGCAGGTCGGCTGGAGGCTTTTGGCCAAGGGGAAAGTGTCCTAAAGGAACCCAAGTACCAGGAAGAGCTGGAGGACAGGCTGCATTTCTACGTGGAGGAATGTGACTACTTGCAG GGCTTCCAGATCCTGTGTGACCTGCACGATGGCTTCTCTGGGGTAGGCGCGAAGGCGGCAGAGCTGCTACAAGATGAATATTCAGGGCGGGGAATAATAACCTGGGGCCTGCTACCTGGTCCCTACCATCGTGGG GAGGCCCAGAGAAACATCTATCGTCTATTAAACACAGCTTTTGGTCTCGTGCACCTGACTGCTCACAGCTCTCTTGTCTGCCCCTTGTCCTTGGGTGGGAGCCTGGGCCTGCGACCCGAGCCACCTGTCAGCTTCCCTTACCTGCATTATGAT GCCACTCTGCCCTTCCACTGCAGTGCCATCCTGGCTACAGCCCTGGACACAGTCACTGTTCCTTATCGCCTGTGTTCCTCTCCAGTTTCCATGGTTCATCTGGCTGACATGCTGAGCTTCTGTGGGAAAAAG GTGGTGACAGCAGGAGCAATCATCCCTTTCCCCTTGGCTCCAGGCCAGTCCCTTCCTGATTCCCTGATGCAGTTTGGAGGAGCCACCCCATGGACCCCACTGTCTGCATGTGGGGAGCCTTCTGGAACACGTTGCTTTGCCCAGTCAGTGGTGCTGAGGGGTATAGACAGAGCATGCCACACAAG CCAGCTCACCCCAGGGACACCTCCACCCTCTGCCCTTCATGCATGTACCACTGGGGAAGAAATCTTGGCTCAGTATTTACAACAGCAGCAGCCTGGAGTCATGAG TTCTTCCCATCTGCTGCTGACTCCCTGCAGGGTGGCTCCTCCTTACCCCCACCTCTTCTCAAGCTGCAGTCCACCGGGTATGGTTCTGGATGGTTCCCCCAAGGGAGCAG CAGTGGAGAGCATCCCAGTGTTTGGGGCACTGTGTTCCTCTTCGTCCCTGCACCAGACCCTGGAAGCCTTGGCCAGAGACCTCACCAAACTCGACTTGCGGCGCTGGGCCAGCTTCATGGATGCTGGAGTGGAGCACGATGACGTAGCAGAGCTGCTGCAGGAGCTACAAAGCCTGGCCCAGTGCTACCAGGGTGGTGACAGCCTCGTGGACTAA
- the MSTO1 gene encoding protein misato homolog 1 isoform X5, with protein MGMGTPEALREAGRLEAFGQGESVLKEPKYQEELEDRLHFYVEECDYLQGFQILCDLHDGFSGVGAKAAELLQDEYSGRGIITWGLLPGPYHRGEAQRNIYRLLNTAFGLVHLTAHSSLVCPLSLGGSLGLRPEPPVSFPYLHYDATLPFHCSAILATALDTVTVPYRLCSSPVSMVHLADMLSFCGKKVVTAGAIIPFPLAPGQSLPDSLMQFGGATPWTPLSACGEPSGTRCFAQSVVLRGIDRACHTSQLTPGTPPPSALHACTTGEEILAQYLQQQQPGVMSSSHLLLTPCRVAPPYPHLFSSCSPPGMVLDGSPKGAVESIPVFGALCSSSSLHQTLEALARDLTKLDLRRWASFMDAGVEHDDVAELLQELQSLAQCYQGGDSLVD; from the exons ATGGGTATGGGGACCCCAGAGGCTTTGAG GGAAGCAGGTCGGCTGGAGGCTTTTGGCCAAGGGGAAAGTGTCCTAAAGGAACCCAAGTACCAGGAAGAGCTGGAGGACAGGCTGCATTTCTACGTGGAGGAATGTGACTACTTGCAG GGCTTCCAGATCCTGTGTGACCTGCACGATGGCTTCTCTGGGGTAGGCGCGAAGGCGGCAGAGCTGCTACAAGATGAATATTCAGGGCGGGGAATAATAACCTGGGGCCTGCTACCTGGTCCCTACCATCGTGGG GAGGCCCAGAGAAACATCTATCGTCTATTAAACACAGCTTTTGGTCTCGTGCACCTGACTGCTCACAGCTCTCTTGTCTGCCCCTTGTCCTTGGGTGGGAGCCTGGGCCTGCGACCCGAGCCACCTGTCAGCTTCCCTTACCTGCATTATGAT GCCACTCTGCCCTTCCACTGCAGTGCCATCCTGGCTACAGCCCTGGACACAGTCACTGTTCCTTATCGCCTGTGTTCCTCTCCAGTTTCCATGGTTCATCTGGCTGACATGCTGAGCTTCTGTGGGAAAAAG GTGGTGACAGCAGGAGCAATCATCCCTTTCCCCTTGGCTCCAGGCCAGTCCCTTCCTGATTCCCTGATGCAGTTTGGAGGAGCCACCCCATGGACCCCACTGTCTGCATGTGGGGAGCCTTCTGGAACACGTTGCTTTGCCCAGTCAGTGGTGCTGAGGGGTATAGACAGAGCATGCCACACAAG CCAGCTCACCCCAGGGACACCTCCACCCTCTGCCCTTCATGCATGTACCACTGGGGAAGAAATCTTGGCTCAGTATTTACAACAGCAGCAGCCTGGAGTCATGAG TTCTTCCCATCTGCTGCTGACTCCCTGCAGGGTGGCTCCTCCTTACCCCCACCTCTTCTCAAGCTGCAGTCCACCGGGTATGGTTCTGGATGGTTCCCCCAAGGGAGCAG TGGAGAGCATCCCAGTGTTTGGGGCACTGTGTTCCTCTTCGTCCCTGCACCAGACCCTGGAAGCCTTGGCCAGAGACCTCACCAAACTCGACTTGCGGCGCTGGGCCAGCTTCATGGATGCTGGAGTGGAGCACGATGACGTAGCAGAGCTGCTGCAGGAGCTACAAAGCCTGGCCCAGTGCTACCAGGGTGGTGACAGCCTCGTGGACTAA
- the MSTO1 gene encoding protein misato homolog 1 isoform 12 (isoform 12 is encoded by transcript variant 21), whose product MFTCGREAGRLEAFGQGESVLKEPKYQEELEDRLHFYVEECDYLQGFQILCDLHDGFSGVGAKAAELLQDEYSGRGIITWGLLPGPYHRGEAQRNIYRLLNTAFGLVHLTAHSSLVCPLSLGGSLGLRPEPPVSFPYLHYDATLPFHCSAILATALDTVTVPYRLCSSPVSMVHLADMLSFCGKKVVTAGAIIPFPLAPGQSLPDSLMQFGGATPWTPLSACGEPSGTRCFAQSVVLRGIDRACHTSQLTPGTPPPSALHACTTGEEILAQYLQQQQPGVMSSSHLLLTPCRVAPPYPHLFSSCSPPGMVLDGSPKGAAVESIPVFGALCSSSSLHQTLEALARDLTKLDLRRWASFMDAGVEHDDVAELLQELQSLAQCYQGGDSLVD is encoded by the exons ATGTTTACTTGTGGCAGGGAAGCAGGTCGGCTGGAGGCTTTTGGCCAAGGGGAAAGTGTCCTAAAGGAACCCAAGTACCAGGAAGAGCTGGAGGACAGGCTGCATTTCTACGTGGAGGAATGTGACTACTTGCAG GGCTTCCAGATCCTGTGTGACCTGCACGATGGCTTCTCTGGGGTAGGCGCGAAGGCGGCAGAGCTGCTACAAGATGAATATTCAGGGCGGGGAATAATAACCTGGGGCCTGCTACCTGGTCCCTACCATCGTGGG GAGGCCCAGAGAAACATCTATCGTCTATTAAACACAGCTTTTGGTCTCGTGCACCTGACTGCTCACAGCTCTCTTGTCTGCCCCTTGTCCTTGGGTGGGAGCCTGGGCCTGCGACCCGAGCCACCTGTCAGCTTCCCTTACCTGCATTATGAT GCCACTCTGCCCTTCCACTGCAGTGCCATCCTGGCTACAGCCCTGGACACAGTCACTGTTCCTTATCGCCTGTGTTCCTCTCCAGTTTCCATGGTTCATCTGGCTGACATGCTGAGCTTCTGTGGGAAAAAG GTGGTGACAGCAGGAGCAATCATCCCTTTCCCCTTGGCTCCAGGCCAGTCCCTTCCTGATTCCCTGATGCAGTTTGGAGGAGCCACCCCATGGACCCCACTGTCTGCATGTGGGGAGCCTTCTGGAACACGTTGCTTTGCCCAGTCAGTGGTGCTGAGGGGTATAGACAGAGCATGCCACACAAG CCAGCTCACCCCAGGGACACCTCCACCCTCTGCCCTTCATGCATGTACCACTGGGGAAGAAATCTTGGCTCAGTATTTACAACAGCAGCAGCCTGGAGTCATGAG TTCTTCCCATCTGCTGCTGACTCCCTGCAGGGTGGCTCCTCCTTACCCCCACCTCTTCTCAAGCTGCAGTCCACCGGGTATGGTTCTGGATGGTTCCCCCAAGGGAGCAG CAGTGGAGAGCATCCCAGTGTTTGGGGCACTGTGTTCCTCTTCGTCCCTGCACCAGACCCTGGAAGCCTTGGCCAGAGACCTCACCAAACTCGACTTGCGGCGCTGGGCCAGCTTCATGGATGCTGGAGTGGAGCACGATGACGTAGCAGAGCTGCTGCAGGAGCTACAAAGCCTGGCCCAGTGCTACCAGGGTGGTGACAGCCTCGTGGACTAA
- the MSTO1 gene encoding protein misato homolog 1 isoform 16 (isoform 16 is encoded by transcript variant 25) → MFTCGREAGRLEAFGQGESVLKEPKYQEELEDRLHFYVEECDYLQGFQILCDLHDGFSGVGAKAAELLQDEYSGRGIITWGLLPGPYHRGEAQRNIYRLLNTAFGLVHLTAHSSLVCPLSLGGSLGLRPEPPVSFPYLHYDATLPFHCSAILATALDTVTVPYRLCSSPVSMVHLADMLSFCGKKVVTAGAIIPFPLAPGQSLPDSLMQFGGATPWTPLSACGEPSGTRCFAQSVVLRGIDRACHTSQLTPGTPPPSALHACTTGEEILAQYLQQQQPGVMSSSHLLLTPCRVAPPYPHLFSSCSPPGMVLDGSPKGAGLCFLSLHSSGEHPSVWGTVFLFVPAPDPGSLGQRPHQTRLAALGQLHGCWSGAR, encoded by the exons ATGTTTACTTGTGGCAGGGAAGCAGGTCGGCTGGAGGCTTTTGGCCAAGGGGAAAGTGTCCTAAAGGAACCCAAGTACCAGGAAGAGCTGGAGGACAGGCTGCATTTCTACGTGGAGGAATGTGACTACTTGCAG GGCTTCCAGATCCTGTGTGACCTGCACGATGGCTTCTCTGGGGTAGGCGCGAAGGCGGCAGAGCTGCTACAAGATGAATATTCAGGGCGGGGAATAATAACCTGGGGCCTGCTACCTGGTCCCTACCATCGTGGG GAGGCCCAGAGAAACATCTATCGTCTATTAAACACAGCTTTTGGTCTCGTGCACCTGACTGCTCACAGCTCTCTTGTCTGCCCCTTGTCCTTGGGTGGGAGCCTGGGCCTGCGACCCGAGCCACCTGTCAGCTTCCCTTACCTGCATTATGAT GCCACTCTGCCCTTCCACTGCAGTGCCATCCTGGCTACAGCCCTGGACACAGTCACTGTTCCTTATCGCCTGTGTTCCTCTCCAGTTTCCATGGTTCATCTGGCTGACATGCTGAGCTTCTGTGGGAAAAAG GTGGTGACAGCAGGAGCAATCATCCCTTTCCCCTTGGCTCCAGGCCAGTCCCTTCCTGATTCCCTGATGCAGTTTGGAGGAGCCACCCCATGGACCCCACTGTCTGCATGTGGGGAGCCTTCTGGAACACGTTGCTTTGCCCAGTCAGTGGTGCTGAGGGGTATAGACAGAGCATGCCACACAAG CCAGCTCACCCCAGGGACACCTCCACCCTCTGCCCTTCATGCATGTACCACTGGGGAAGAAATCTTGGCTCAGTATTTACAACAGCAGCAGCCTGGAGTCATGAG TTCTTCCCATCTGCTGCTGACTCCCTGCAGGGTGGCTCCTCCTTACCCCCACCTCTTCTCAAGCTGCAGTCCACCGGGTATGGTTCTGGATGGTTCCCCCAAGGGAGCAG GTCTCTGTTTCCTCTCCCTCCACAGCAGTGGAGAGCATCCCAGTGTTTGGGGCACTGTGTTCCTCTTCGTCCCTGCACCAGACCCTGGAAGCCTTGGCCAGAGACCTCACCAAACTCGACTTGCGGCGCTGGGCCAGCTTCATGGATGCTGGAGTGGAGCACGATGA
- the MSTO1 gene encoding protein misato homolog 1 isoform 14 (isoform 14 is encoded by transcript variant 23) yields the protein MFTCGREAGRLEAFGQGESVLKEPKYQEELEDRLHFYVEECDYLQGFQILCDLHDGFSGVGAKAAELLQDEYSGRGIITWGLLPGPYHRGEAQRNIYRLLNTAFGLVHLTAHSSLVCPLSLGGSLGLRPEPPVSFPYLHYDATLPFHCSAILATALDTVTVPYRLCSSPVSMVHLADMLSFCGKKVVTAGAIIPFPLAPGQSLPDSLMQFGGATPWTPLSACGEPSGTRCFAQSVVLRGIDRACHTSQLTPGTPPPSALHACTTGEEILAQYLQQQQPGVMSSSHLLLTPCRVAPPYPHLFSSCSPPAVESIPVFGALCSSSSLHQTLEALARDLTKLDLRRWASFMDAGVEHDDVAELLQELQSLAQCYQGGDSLVD from the exons ATGTTTACTTGTGGCAGGGAAGCAGGTCGGCTGGAGGCTTTTGGCCAAGGGGAAAGTGTCCTAAAGGAACCCAAGTACCAGGAAGAGCTGGAGGACAGGCTGCATTTCTACGTGGAGGAATGTGACTACTTGCAG GGCTTCCAGATCCTGTGTGACCTGCACGATGGCTTCTCTGGGGTAGGCGCGAAGGCGGCAGAGCTGCTACAAGATGAATATTCAGGGCGGGGAATAATAACCTGGGGCCTGCTACCTGGTCCCTACCATCGTGGG GAGGCCCAGAGAAACATCTATCGTCTATTAAACACAGCTTTTGGTCTCGTGCACCTGACTGCTCACAGCTCTCTTGTCTGCCCCTTGTCCTTGGGTGGGAGCCTGGGCCTGCGACCCGAGCCACCTGTCAGCTTCCCTTACCTGCATTATGAT GCCACTCTGCCCTTCCACTGCAGTGCCATCCTGGCTACAGCCCTGGACACAGTCACTGTTCCTTATCGCCTGTGTTCCTCTCCAGTTTCCATGGTTCATCTGGCTGACATGCTGAGCTTCTGTGGGAAAAAG GTGGTGACAGCAGGAGCAATCATCCCTTTCCCCTTGGCTCCAGGCCAGTCCCTTCCTGATTCCCTGATGCAGTTTGGAGGAGCCACCCCATGGACCCCACTGTCTGCATGTGGGGAGCCTTCTGGAACACGTTGCTTTGCCCAGTCAGTGGTGCTGAGGGGTATAGACAGAGCATGCCACACAAG CCAGCTCACCCCAGGGACACCTCCACCCTCTGCCCTTCATGCATGTACCACTGGGGAAGAAATCTTGGCTCAGTATTTACAACAGCAGCAGCCTGGAGTCATGAG TTCTTCCCATCTGCTGCTGACTCCCTGCAGGGTGGCTCCTCCTTACCCCCACCTCTTCTCAAGCTGCAGTCCACCGG CAGTGGAGAGCATCCCAGTGTTTGGGGCACTGTGTTCCTCTTCGTCCCTGCACCAGACCCTGGAAGCCTTGGCCAGAGACCTCACCAAACTCGACTTGCGGCGCTGGGCCAGCTTCATGGATGCTGGAGTGGAGCACGATGACGTAGCAGAGCTGCTGCAGGAGCTACAAAGCCTGGCCCAGTGCTACCAGGGTGGTGACAGCCTCGTGGACTAA